CCAATCTGGTTAAACTTGAGGATATGAGTAAGGCTATGGGAGAAGCAGCACTGAGCAAACATCAGCCAGTAGATGCCTTGTTTTTCTTTTGCCAGTTTCATATTTCAGTGACATCTTTTATGTGCATGCATTTGTAATATGCATGGACATGACATTACTATAATATAACTTATCCTTTTTCTTCCTCCTATTAAGCCACTGCTGATTCAGTGCCGTCTCTTTCACATGGGTTGTGCAATGAAGGGTACTCTATTGGTTAACAAAAAGGTATTCTTTTACAGATTCTATTGGTCATGGAAAttgatatatatgtatatatatatatatatatatatatatatatatacatacaacAACATAATGCACATCGGTCTTATAGCTGTCTGGTAGAATTTTCTTTTAAGTTTGGGTGTTACCTCTGTATTACAAAGAATACCTACAACCTTCATCCATTGATAGAGTTGATAATTCCGGAATGTTAATGCTTTTTTGTTGACAACCTTCTTTTGGAAtggtttgtattttttattcatcTCTTTTTAGCTATGCTGCTTTTGACTTAACACTGAATCTTTGAATCTTGAAGCTTTCTCCCAGTACGATACAGGTGCGGCCTTCAATGATTAAAGTTATGACTGACCCGAGCCTTTCAAATATTCAAAGCTTAAATTCGATGGAGGTAGTAAATACCAGGTATTTCGCCATTTCATTTTAACTACTAGGGTGTTAGTTGGGGAGAATGTATTGATAATTCTTGTTGACATGATGAATTATATTATgcctatttttaaatattgaaaggTAGAGACATAACTTTGTTTGTCTATATTTACGTAACACATCATAATATATGTATATGAGCCTGCTATGCTATTctcaatgattttattttaaaagcttAGGTTAGCCTGCTATTCTCAacgattttattttaaaagattcgGTTGATAAGATATCTGTCCAAATACCTAATTTAATTGATACAACAAATCTGCCATCCAAAAATGATATGCTCTATCAAGAATAATTCGCGATGGATCACATTAGTTTTGTGCTAGACTAACAGGTAGATACCATAAGTTAGACatacacatacatttttgggaTTCACCGTGCAGAGACAAATGGCATGTGTTCCTAGTCTGGTGTACAACTGACATGGTTTACTCCATGTAAGCAGGAATCATTTAAGAATAAAATGTAACAAAGGCtcttatattgatttatttttttatcaacaaccaCCATAACATGTTCATATTAGGTGGGGTCTGCAAGCaacattgttttgtttttgtcatCTGGAGGAAAACTAATGGTGGTTACAgttcatttatttcttttagtAATATACATTAGCGTTGATATTGATATGCTGATTCTAAGTTGATTAACCAACTTGCTTAATGCTTAAAGTTGTTTGAAGCTAGACTAACCTTTTGCATTCATGAATGCAAAATGTTTTTTCTTGTATTGTCTGAAAAACAAACTAATCCGATGCCTCCATGTTTCAGCCACAAACCAAATAGAGCATATTTATCTAAATATTTGATCGCACTTCTAAGCTATGGAAGAGTTCCAAATGAATTCTTCATGGATGTACTTAAGAGTAATTTAGAAGATGCAGGCCATATCTATACCAATAAGCGTGCTGCACTCAGAGGTAATTTTCTTACATACTTCTAGTTACCAAATACCAATATGTCCATTTGTCATATTTAACATAAGCTGCTGTTTATTGGGATTTGAATTTAATTGTTCTAATGCCTAAAATTCGTTAGAGTCCCCCGTAACAGTGGTTTTCAAACTTGATGCACTTGCAGCATCTCTCAACTATGCCGAGATGGATGACTTCAATGCTGCAGGAATGATTTTATGTGGGATTCCCCTTGATGAACCATTTCTGCAGCATTATCTGTCTAAACTTGTAAAATTGGAAAAGAACAAGCTTAGAACCGGTAAACTATATGTAGAAGATTGTTTCTATCTAATGGGGACTGTTGATCCTACCGAAGGCCATTGCCTAGAAGCGAATCAAGTTTGCATTATTCAGTAAGCATTAATATCCCCTCCGCACTCTCTCTTCCACCTACACTTGCTCATCCCCTCATACACTTTCATGCCTTTTTCAGCTGGCCCATTTCCCTTCCTTTACCCTCTTCTTTATTCTTGCTTGATTATGAGCCTATCAAATATTGATAAGccaatataaaacaaaatgctATGACTATATGCAACCATGTGTACTAATTAGTTTGTACTATGAGAATgttgtttgaaatttaaactatgAGGCCTGTGttgactgttttttttttttgcagtgaAAATGGCCAAATTACAGGGGATGTCCTGGTGTATCGAAATCCAGGTTTACATTTTGGGGACATCCACATAATGCAGGCCACGTATGTGGAAGGATTAGAATCTTATGTTGGCCATGGCAAATATGCAATTTTTTTCCCTTGTGTCGGACCTCGCTCAGTAGCAGATGAAATTGCTGGAGGTGACTTTGATGGTGACATGTACTGGGTTTCAAAGAATCCTCAGGTTTCACTTTCAATTTCAGTTCTAAGCCTTCCTTGTGTTTTTACTAGATCTATTCATTTATATTTAAGTTGTGATTTACTTGATCTTTTTGTTTGCTAGggctaaaataaaatttggacCTCCAGTGTTTTCGCTGTTCGATTTTTTATGGTAGTTAAAAAATTTGCTTTGACAGACTACATTGGTGCTATTACTCAATTAGGGCTTTTTGTTATTCATACAATCGTATAAATCTTCTCTCCCTATGCAACCCTAATTTTCAACTTGCTGCAATGAAATGCAAGAAGACTCATGAGAGTATTAAAACAGACTCACTCACTCATAAAGAGTAGGAAGTTATCTTTGGATTATAAAACTGTTCTCGAATCGGAAGCTCCAAAGGAAAACTGATTATTATCGCCAACATCTGTTCACCAAGAAATCTCAAATTGAGTACTATGCTATGTTGGCTAAAGTTGGAGGTCAATATTACATAGTGTACAACAAATCTGTGGTTGTTTAATGATGTTTGCCCGTTTTTGTTGGTTAATTAAGACAATGTTAGAAGgaaatttgatgttaaaaaaaaatgtacattCAAGTAATGTTTTGAAATCTTGATAACAACGTTTTTCATTCACTGATTTTTGCTCCTTGTGCTActataaacaataattttaatagggttgtttatatttttctcatatttattaaattacacaTTATATTATCATCTTATTCAATAATCTTGTTCCAGCCTTTCTAAATTCTCTTTTAAATGTGTAATATATTGAATTGAATACGGTCATCAAACCtgatttgtttaattttatatacttgtGTTGGAAAAAAGGACATATTGACTGTATCTTTTCCACCAATCTTCACAAAACTATTGCTCAGATGTTTCTTGTCCATGTATTTTTCGATTACGTTGAATGTTGATATTCTTGTCTGATGTTTGTTTAGGAAGTACTTAAAGCTTGAATTCGtcattaaaagttttttttattaaccgtttatattttgaaatgtttcagtTGTTGGAATGCTTCAGAAAGAGCGACCCTTGGATGGAAAGTCCACCATGTAATCCTGTTATATTGAGTTCTAGTGTTATTAAGCCTAGTGAGGAAGAACTTTTTAAACTATATCTGCAAACTCGGTTCCAATCAAGGTGGGTGTTACGACGTTCATGTGACTTTGAAATGTATATAGGGTAGTATCAAGCAATGCAAACTTGCTGTTTATTAAATAGAAGAATTGCCATCTTGCTTTCCTGAAGTAGAAGTTTGTGCATAATAGTTAGGCCTGTATATGTCTTAAGATATATTTATTCTGTTTGTAGCCTGAAAACCTTATAATGTTAACGGTGTTTGTGTAACTCTAATAGAaaacatttttctccttttaCCAGTAGCGCAATTGGTATTGCAGCTGATAGTTGGATGGCACTCATGGATCGTCTTTTGACATTAAGAAATGACATAACTAAAGAAAAAGAGGTGCTGCAAGTGAAGGAAAATATacttaaattaatagatatatactATGAGGCATTAGATGCTCCTAAGAAAGGTGGAGGAAAGGTTAGTTCTGTTTTTCTTCCATTGACAAATGTTAGTAGTAGGGATCGAACTCTATATCTCTTTGGGTGTGTCCTAACTCAAACCACTGGACTAACCTTTTAAGGCGTCCCTATACATTACCAGACATTGTGTTTTGCGTGAAATCTATATGCAGCTAAACATGTTGTTCCTTTTTTCCTCGAgtctttaaaatacatttagGTTATATTCCTTAGGAGGAAAAAAGTGCTTTTGTGGACCTATGCCAGTTCCTCAAATTATATCGAGAAAAATTTCCTCAAATTATATCGAGAAAAATTTAACGTGTCAACTCTTTGGGATGTAGATGATGCCAGTTATTGACAAACATAAAATGCTTGCAAGAGTTGAAATTGTAATAGTCATAAACTTGATGGAGCTTAGCCTAGGTTTTgtcatagaaaatatttatctagGATTAATTTTCTTTGGTCATGTGATATAATGGATCTTGACTGTGGGCAATACCAAGATTAGTTTATTACATTAATACATGTCAAATTACCATGATGAACTTTGTCTAATTTGAGTAAATCTTAGTAGTGCACAATTTTGAGTACCAATTTTTCTAACTTAACCTTCAACAACAGATCCAAGTTCCAGAAGATTTGACTGTAGAATTGTTCCCGCACTACATGGAAAGGGACGGCAAATCATTCACTTCAACCTCTATATTAGGTTTAATATACGACGAGGTTTGTAGATGGCAAACTAGTGATATGTCTGGAACAAGTGAGTACTCCATCACAGTCATCTTATGCTGATTATCGATTTTACGCTTTCATTAGCTAACAGCTTCAAGTGTTTATTCTTACCTTTTTCTTCTTATCCATTTACCATCAGAAATTAGAAAACTTCCATGTTTGGATGTTGAAATACCCATGCACTGTGTGGAAAAGTGGGAAACACTGTATAAGGAGTATAGGACGGATATGTCTTTTGCATGTCAATCTAACTCAAAAGAAGAGGCTGCTGAAGTCATTAAGAAATATAAGcaggtatattttttttcttcagtttttCTTACTCTAGAAGTTCCCGTTTTTCTGAGGTGCTGATTGGTGTCTCTTTCAGAAATTTGATGTTGCTGCTAACATAGAGGATTGTTCGAAGAATGTTACTGATATTTATCACGAGGCTTTGGCCGTGTATCATGTTACTTATGATTATGCCA
This region of Cicer arietinum cultivar CDC Frontier isolate Library 1 chromosome 8, Cicar.CDCFrontier_v2.0, whole genome shotgun sequence genomic DNA includes:
- the LOC101511942 gene encoding probable RNA-dependent RNA polymerase 5 translates to MADQSVNLPSSVENLINQIREQQSQPPLDSSIRRNLAELGEQKALQILYYISTQPIKRSLNAFTVYMINQHRSPPSPSRPSSSQSQSQSQSQSRPYSLQSQLLSHLQSRPSPLPLRSQSLPSSSTAPPPHSDVLTALGELEFRKSFLLMSYAGRENIENVVTAEYVRSLKELTMKNFEKEIWETVGQKYIERPTDRLVYLDWDSGRTHIYQCFVSPNGSLRFKGPILQHTRTHLQKSLGDDNVLLVKFAEDQYARKSETSAQKAAKHYEKFGKEGLRVGLRLYRFFVFKVGGKEEKKKDPTTSSVKCYFVRTESSCSTDERESYILSNRTMFESRSLFMHAHMLPNIDKYMARFSLILSKTYKLNVDWTTVSVKTIPDVCCQDEHGNTVYHNEKRCILTDGTGFISEDLAVLCPNNVLKGSNLKNTHIKEISNLVKLEDMSKAMGEAALSKHQPPLLIQCRLFHMGCAMKGTLLVNKKLSPSTIQVRPSMIKVMTDPSLSNIQSLNSMEVVNTSHKPNRAYLSKYLIALLSYGRVPNEFFMDVLKSNLEDAGHIYTNKRAALRASLNYAEMDDFNAAGMILCGIPLDEPFLQHYLSKLVKLEKNKLRTGKLYVEDCFYLMGTVDPTEGHCLEANQVCIIHENGQITGDVLVYRNPGLHFGDIHIMQATYVEGLESYVGHGKYAIFFPCVGPRSVADEIAGGDFDGDMYWVSKNPQLLECFRKSDPWMESPPCNPVILSSSVIKPSEEELFKLYLQTRFQSSSAIGIAADSWMALMDRLLTLRNDITKEKEVLQVKENILKLIDIYYEALDAPKKGGGKIQVPEDLTVELFPHYMERDGKSFTSTSILGLIYDEVCRWQTSDMSGTKIRKLPCLDVEIPMHCVEKWETLYKEYRTDMSFACQSNSKEEAAEVIKKYKQKFDVAANIEDCSKNVTDIYHEALAVYHVTYDYAIQWNDVAKCAFAWKVAGPALTNYCAENQSHSKCLPCSSSVLREIFGS